One Bufo gargarizans isolate SCDJY-AF-19 chromosome 4, ASM1485885v1, whole genome shotgun sequence DNA window includes the following coding sequences:
- the AKIP1 gene encoding A-kinase-interacting protein 1 gives MEKSYVWMEDSLRRTSELGRQVLERAQRRDMDWWSARGQDPQSPEIPEEERLQSLEDSFSTLSRFMHHTTERCERYHSCIPAQAMNRSEIQHISRFHRTMPLKPQTGLTSAAAPPQSSGRNRDPRDVYIEVAPGTYRISARSSNFQSQTHLVNITPGQSVDLTFNV, from the exons ATGGAGAAATCTTACGTGTGGATGGAGGATTCCCTCAGGAGAACGTCTGAGCTGGGGCGGCAGGTGCTGGAGCGAGCGCAACGCAGGGACATGGACTGGTGGTCTGCACGTGGACAGGACCCTCAGAGTCCAGAGATCCCAGAG GAGGAACGGCTCCAGAGCTTAGAAGACTCCTTCAGCACGTTGTCACGCTTCATGCACCACACAACGGAGCGGTGTGAG AGGTATCACAGCTGTATCCCTGCGCAGGCGATGAACCGGAGTGAAATCCAGCACATCTCCAGATTTCACCGTACCATGCCGCTGAAGCCGCAGACAGGTTTG ACCTCGGCCGCTGCCCCCCCTCAGTCCTCTGGGAGAAACAGAGACCCTCGAGACGTTTACATTGAAGTTGCTCCTGGAACGTACAGGATCTCTGCCCGGTCCTCCAACTTCCAGAGTCAGACCCACCTGGTGAACATCACCCCCGGGCAGAGCGTGGACCTCACCTTCAATGTGTAG